In Cupriavidus basilensis, the following proteins share a genomic window:
- a CDS encoding YihY/virulence factor BrkB family protein, with the protein MDRAPPKQRARGIGHWLPDRHTATRTASVVLAAVSAWLAHRAASKGAALSFYMLFSLAPVLVLVISIAGVFFGAQAARGEIFAQIDDLVGAQGAAAIQEILAATHRSGGGGLAAAIATGILFVGATSVFAELKGSLDEIWETPAPQGAGWQQLLRARLLSFSLVLVLAFMLLVSLIVNAALAVVDRFWGQMWTQSWFAPVADALSTAFSFGVVTLLFAVIFKMLPNARIAWRDVVMGAIITALLFAVGKRLIGLYLGHSAVASSYGAAGSVVALMLWVYYSAQIFFFGAELTRQYALQFGSLRGQSTNPPPDPRAAGPANR; encoded by the coding sequence CTGGACCGCGCGCCGCCCAAGCAACGCGCTCGCGGCATCGGCCATTGGCTGCCCGATCGCCATACCGCCACGCGCACTGCCAGCGTGGTGCTGGCCGCGGTCAGCGCATGGCTGGCGCACCGAGCCGCCAGCAAGGGCGCGGCGCTGTCCTTCTATATGCTCTTCTCGCTGGCGCCAGTGCTGGTGCTGGTGATCTCGATTGCCGGCGTCTTCTTTGGCGCGCAAGCGGCACGGGGCGAGATCTTCGCCCAGATCGACGACCTCGTTGGCGCCCAGGGCGCGGCTGCCATCCAGGAAATCCTTGCCGCCACGCACCGCTCGGGTGGTGGCGGGCTGGCCGCGGCCATCGCCACCGGCATCTTGTTTGTCGGCGCCACCAGCGTTTTCGCGGAACTCAAAGGCAGCCTCGACGAGATCTGGGAGACGCCTGCGCCGCAGGGCGCCGGCTGGCAGCAATTGCTGCGCGCTCGCTTGCTCTCGTTCAGCCTGGTGCTGGTGCTGGCCTTCATGCTGCTGGTGTCGCTGATCGTCAATGCCGCGCTGGCGGTGGTCGACCGGTTTTGGGGGCAGATGTGGACGCAATCGTGGTTTGCGCCGGTGGCGGACGCGCTTTCAACGGCATTTTCATTTGGCGTGGTGACCCTGCTGTTCGCCGTGATCTTCAAGATGCTGCCCAATGCCCGCATCGCCTGGCGTGACGTGGTCATGGGCGCCATCATCACCGCCCTGCTGTTCGCGGTGGGCAAGCGGCTGATTGGCCTTTACCTGGGCCATAGTGCCGTGGCTTCGTCCTATGGGGCAGCGGGTTCTGTGGTTGCGCTGATGTTGTGGGTGTACTATTCGGCACAAATTTTCTTCTTCGGTGCCGAGC
- a CDS encoding DUF1328 domain-containing protein produces the protein MLRYAVVFFVIAMIAAVFGFGGIAAAAAEFAKILFIIFLVLCAVSLIWGLSKDRG, from the coding sequence ATGTTGCGCTACGCCGTGGTTTTCTTCGTCATCGCCATGATCGCGGCCGTGTTTGGCTTCGGCGGGATCGCCGCCGCGGCGGCCGAGTTCGCCAAGATCCTTTTCATCATTTTCCTCGTGCTGTGCGCGGTGTCGTTGATATGGGGCCTGAGCAAAGACCGGGGCTAG